From the Corticium candelabrum chromosome 2, ooCorCand1.1, whole genome shotgun sequence genome, one window contains:
- the LOC134198359 gene encoding uncharacterized protein LOC134198359 produces the protein MLKHHQMKKSGKEIATDFEKIWNFPNCIGAIDGKRVVIQAPAGSGSVYYNYKGTHSIVLMAVCDAHYRFLIVDVGDSGRHSDGGVLAQSAFGQALESGTLSLPSSRELPCTATRAPYVFVGDEAFPLRTHMLRPYPGRNLPDAKAVFNYRLSRARRIIENSFGILTARWQLFRKPIVAQPEHVVTFTKAAIALHNFLRIT, from the coding sequence ATGTTAAAGCACCATCAAATGAAGAAGAGTGGAAAGGAAATAGCAACTGATTTTGAAAAGATTTGGAATTTTCCGAATTGCATTGGAGCAATTGACGGAAAACGTGTTGTGATTCAAGCGCCAGCTGGTTCTGGGTCCGTGTACTACAATTATAAAGGGACCCACTCTATTGTCCTTATGGCTGTTTGCGATGCGCATTATCGCTTCTTAATAGTTGATGTAGGAGATAGTGGTCGGCATAGTGATGGAGGTGTTCTTGCACAGTCAGCATTCGGGCAAGCACTAGAGTCTGGCACCCTTTCATTGCCATCGTCAAGAGAATTGCCTTGCACAGCAACAAGGGCTCCATATGTATTTGTAGGCGACGAAGCGTTTCCTCTACGGACACACATGCTTCGGCCCTACCCAGGCAGGAATCTGCCAGATGCAAAGGCTGTGTTTAATTACCGTCTTAGTCGAGCTCGAAGGATCATTGAAAACTCTTTTGGAATTCTGACAGCTAGGTGGCAACTTTTTAGAAAGCCTATCGTCGCTCAACCAGAACATGTAGTAACTTTTACTAAAGCTGCCATTGCTCTCCATAATTTCCTACGGATCACCTAA